tttgctcctttttttttttgttgttgttgtttattggGGGTTTTTTATAGTTTGTTTATATTAGACTCTTCATCTTTTGTACACCATTAACTCACCtagaaccaaaaagaaaaacttagatggacatatggcgcaaaattatacaaaaattgaaatccaatttagaatctaattggattttttctcaaCTTTGACTTTAATTATATACTAGTATGTAACTCATGCAAACACAtagatgcatttaaaattaaacaaaatttttattataaaaatataattaattagtgaaattatataaaaaaaacatgcaacaCATGCATTAATGTATAtgtatagatacatttaaaattaaacacaatttttattataaaaatataaataattagtcaaattattttttaaaaaagtaaacgtaattagtcacatattgaaATTTTACCTAAATTTAGTAcaacttatgatcatttttgtttttaatttttaataagatagaacatgCGATGATTTTTGTTGTGTGTTGATTTTCATtgaatattgtttttttcttttttaattttatagttcattaatattagatttttagtattttgcactcatcgGTTCACTTggcaaaaagattaaaaaacttaagtgaataattatggtgtgatccccacataaatttagatacaTAGTGTAAAATTGGATTTTGATTGAACATTCTCTAAGCTTTACCTATATATGTATCTATGTATGTATGTGGGCAAACAAAAACTAGTCCCCCGTGGACCTCCACGGATTATAGCTAGTAAGTCTCACACAatctatttatatttgtatGACAGGAAATAATCACTCTACAATTGGAAGCTCAAACAATTGGTTTCATTTACAAAAAAACACATTACAATGGTATGACCAGTACAATTTCCTCTACCCTCACTTGTACCCGTGGTGTTATGCACTCTCTCATTTTCCTAGGTTGtctcacttcttttttttccaaccCCTTCCAAATCTCCCTCctcttctatttctttcttccttatttATAGGCACTCTTCTCATTCTTATCCCTACAGCTATCCTGGTGCCAGCTAAACACTCAGGGATATTTTTCCTTACTTTATCAATTTCCTTCACTCCCTTATCCTTGAGCTCTATCTTCAGGGGGATATTTTCTCTGTTCAAGTTATCTCAGATGTATTTAATGCGGAAGAGGTTACGTAATGGCTCCCAAATTGATGCAAAAGTAAAAATCTTCAACCCTCTCTGGAAGTTTCCTGCGGTCCTGGGTACTGTCTTGGAGCTACATATGGGTCATCCGTGCACCTTGCTTCTAGTAAGGTTTGTCTCTCACCCTTATCCACGGGAACCTTTTTCCTACAGCCTGTTTCCTTCTTGGACTTCACCCATGCATAGGGGTGAGTAATGACCGAACCTCACCAACAAAACCGAGCCTCACCAACCAAACCGCATCGAACTTTGGGCCGACCTAAAGAGCCAATGTCGGCGAACGGAACCTGGTGAGCCTTTCGACGTTGGTGCGGTGGCACAGTCGGAGTTGATTTTCGAACGACCCATAAACCGTATCGATCGATGCATATATAGAGATAGAAATAAgggaaaaggagaaaaatattcTTAGTAAATAATTAGAAAGAAATCTTCCATATGTtgcaaccaaatttttttttttgcatgaacCTTTAGTTTTCTACTCAAATCTGCCCCAATTTTATGCAAATCTGCCTTTTGCCTTACTGTGTGCATAACTCTAAGTGGTACAGTAtaaatctctcactctctctgtGACTGTGCAGTTTTCtccatgtattttttttggtatgcaTAATGTTGTCTTGTGATTTTGAGTACTCtgtttaattctctctctctctctcatttatttCAAAGAGTACTctatttactaaagtatattTCATTGAAGTTAACGAAAATATATATGCTTTTGTGGTTTACATGGATCACACTTTACAGCTAGATTGCactagtccttttttttttcctgctaaAGCATTGATACTAACTTAacttaaaatattgataatataaaatataaattatatttctgataagatttattcattgtaaAGTATTTATTtggtcaaaaaaattattatcttattgttattgttgaacTTGATTGAGATTGAGTAATGACCAACATTTTCTTAATATTTCAAATTGATAAAACCGACCACAAAAACCGCATCGCTATAGGTTGGAAAACCGATCCTTGGTGGTATGCATCGGTTCTGGTTATGGAAAAACCGATCCTTATTGGTTTggtgaaaatttttgaaaaaaacaacATCGACCGAACCGCGCACAGCCCTACCCATGCATACAGGTTTGGCCCAATTTGTTCCCGCGGCCCAATCCATTATTGGGCTAAAGTCTAGATGGGGATTCTTCcactccccacaatatatatatatatatatatatattggtattaTTTCCGTGCGATACACGGCttgatgaaaataataaaaaattatagattggTATTATTTCCGTGCGATACACGACTTgatgaaaatagtaaaaaatttaaaaaagtaaataattttaataacaaaatttactTTAAGTTATGATTGTTTAGAGTTTAGACTTtatcagcatttttttttttacatatatattttaaaattctctttGTGCTTTGTGTTTATTTCTTAATATGAGATACGAAATGATTTTGACCATTCCCACTTGAGTTATGTTTAATCTATGTCATAACCAATacaaacaataataaacaaaatagttcTTCAATATTTTTTGTCCTACTTAAAGTCTaattgaaaaaatcaacaaactcacaaattaaatacaataacCAAAACCGAAAGTCAAAACATACAcaaaagagttcaaaaattaacaatataaaaaaaataaataaaaacttacacAAGAGAACTAATAACTTAAATGGGTGTCTAttgttttgcttctttataGTAAACTTTATTTGGCATAATGTCTTGCACACAAATTtagaaataaagaataataagtaagatgaatttattagattaaaacataaattatagaCTTTAATTATATGGATGGATTATTGGTTAAGAAGGATtgtattaaaaaacaatagttgaatatatataagttttgaaaattttgataatagacttttagttggagtataatttaaattttttaaaacttagatgataaagttttatctaaattaaattattgttaaatcatatCCCTTagtcaagagttttgtagcttaatatcctaataaattattgttaaattatctaaattattgttaatttagataaagttttatctaaattaaattattgttaaattattgcatgatttatcataatttttttgtagttacaattttttttgaactaCAGTTTGGTAGTGTATTTTGAACAACAGTTTTAAGTctctaaacaatattacacacatcttcacacaattttttatctatacatatttttacaaaatacaaacaatattactagaATAACATTAACAAATAATTGTTCTTacaaaacattattttataatactctACCGGGATTGATGACGGTAAAAAGACAACCTATCAAATCATTAAACCgttattctttttaaaaaaaaaaaatcattaaaccATTGTAAAAACGGTGAAAACttgataattaataaataaaaataatttttattaataagtgAAAGTGCTAAACAAAGCAGTCTCTACGTTCGTTTGCTAATGCTAGTGAACGAAgatggaattttattttaaaaaatgttagaagatgttatattttttggacgatagattttatatatttttgaaatgttcaattattctttattattagatcTAAACatcaattattttcttcttatatatcatgaataaattttagttacaaaattagttacgactttactcaatatctttttattgaaggttaatttttactctctctcaaaaaaaaaaaaaggttaatttaTACAAATTCACTATTAGactacattttcttcttatattctttaaacttgcaaaattatttgaaaatttaagatcaataactatgttatcaataaattgtttgaattacaagtttttgtagtttaaaattatataaaaaatataaacttataaattatataataaataatatcttattgacacaaaatttgacaagtgtattaagaacataaagaacacacaattcaacggttagattttcaaatatgtaacaatgtttattttatttagaaagttaggctataactaattttataactaaattttttcctaTATTCATACATTGCCTTTAAttacctatattttttttttttggtggagttttatttttaaggcTCCAACTCCACCTACACTTCTAATACTATCAACTCTTAAACAGAAAATATAGATTACAATGAGTAAAGACAAAAGGATATATAttaaccaaaagaagaaaaaaaagctaaaatatcATGAATGCCAAAGTttattaacccaaaaaaaaaatcctcttttttcttaaaaaaaaaaatctcttaattGAACCATTCATCATTATTATGAATCCTACAAGATTCACATCATCACATGCACATGATAGAAAATGTTTGGcttaaaataagtaatttttagGTATTCTCGAATCATGTTAAataattctctattttctcaTATTTATGGTAAGGTCCACTCATTATATTTATAGTTGGGTttaccataaatgtgagaggagtGAGCGCTATTTCATTATATTCTTaaagtaattcttaggtactcccgaaACGGATTCGGATCTTCTAAATTTCTTAGGATATTCTATCaaatagatttccttaaattttaacaattctTTTACGATTTAAGGGTCTAAATTCTACCATGTCAGCATTCCACTAATAAtactcttaattgttttgtttgcaacattattttattattttaagagtattgttcgTAGAATGATAACATGTCAAAATTTAGActtttaaatcataaaagagtAGTTAGGATTTAAAGAAATCTACTGTTAGAGTTCTCTAGGAAATCTAGAGAAATTTACTGATAGAGTACACTAGaaaatctagaggatctgaatccctcTCAGAACACGGAAAATgatactctctcctctcacgTTTATAACTAGGTCCATTCATTAAATTTAGAGGTATTTTTCGCATAAAACATGTTTGGACTCTTACCACTAATATAAATTAACGACATATATGCCATTATTACTCATGATTAAATGAGTTATGCCAAACTTTGTGCTATTattaaaaacattataaaaagGGGCAATTATATCTGTAACTAGTATTACTGTTttattctaataagtattactatatattaaaaaaaaaaagagtaaaatattattttggtccccaattttaccaaaaatttgtttttcatccctaaatttTAATAAGTTCATTTTTCGTCcataaactattaaaaagttcatatttcgtctttaaactattgaaaaaagttttttttatattcttaaactttactaaaagtttgatttttatacGTAAActatcgattttttttttttccaaagcttaaagatgaaaaaagaactttttaaagtttacaggcgaaaaataaacttttaataaaatttaaaaacaaaaataatattttactaaaaaaaaagtccggcccattaaaataatgatatgTATCCAATTTTAAGTACGGGATAATGACACTAGTTACTGAACAAAgcaccacccaaaaaaaaaaaaaactgtcgcAACTTGTTTGGAGTCAGACTTAAGAGTAACGTACGTTCTAGAGATGAAACTAACATGTGACTGACGCGTACGAGAGAACGCGGTTTGATGGAGAGTCCGGAACCTACCAAAGAATTAGAAACAAagcaaatgcaaatgcaaatgcaataatgctttattttgtttctataTTTTCTGTTTACCTCGGAAATCTGTTACCTTTGACGATTTCTCACCTGTCTCATTAAATTTAGAGGCATTTTTCGCTTTAAACATGTTTGGACTCTTACCACTAATATAAATTAACGACATATATGCCATTATTACTCATGATTAAATGAGTTATGCCAAACTTTGTGCTATTattaaaaacattataaaaatgGGCAATTATATCTGTCACTAGTATTATTGTTTTATCCTAGgcgtaaatgtacttttagtctctacattttgacgtttttttattttagtccctacattttatttttactacttttagtctctaaaccaaTTTACGCATGTTATTTTCGTCAGTCAACCGACGAAAATTGCTGAGGTGGCAGCTGgagacattaaaatattattaaaaatgccacgtcagcattttaaaatttttaaaaataaattttcaattttaactaaaaaaaaagtagaattaaaaacaataaaatcaaatgcctatgaacacaataacacaaacccaaaaaatcaaagaacacaaacctagaaaatcaaacccaagaaCACGAATCAAATGCCGAGGAAACCCAGAACACAAAgatcaaaaacccaaacccaaacccaaccctcaATCTCTAGCAAACTCAAAATACCACATGCCCCATTTGATTGCCCAGCTCCGACCACCTCTTCCTCCACTCACCGCCGACCCAAGCCACtaatatttttctccttttcatttttctttctttcttcctccactcCTCACCGGCCCAACTCCCTTGCCGCATGCCACCGACACACACTGACACATATCTCCCTCGCCGCCAACCCAAGCCCCAAGCCCCAAGCCCCAAGTCCCAAGCTAACCCAGTCTGACTCATCTCGCCATCTCTTTTGAGCTCAACCCCAGCCACCCTAGTCGGTCTCAATCCACCCACCCTAGACCAACCTCAATCCACCccaccccgatctcaacccaTCCCACCCATCCCACCCAGACCAACCTCAACCCACCTCAGCCACCCCGATCTTAACCCACCCAACCCAGACCAACCTCAACCCACCTCAGccgatctcaacccacccaccctagaccaacctcaacccaccccaccccgatctcaacccaTCCACTCCACCCTGATCTTAACCCACCATAGCTACCACGAGCCACTGCACCACCAGGTACCACGAGTGAGAaacgtgagagagagagagagagagagagagagagagagaggagaagagaatgagaaagtGAGACacggatgagagagagagagagaagaaaaactaacttaagaAAATGAGATGAAGAGAAAACActagagagagtttttttttatcttaatttttattgtttattttatttctattttttatttaattaaaattgataaattattttaaaaaaatgttgacatggcattttaaataatattttaatgtctcCGGCTGCCACCTCAGCAATTTTCATCGGTTGATTGACGGAAAGGACGAAAATAACATGCGTAAATTGGTTTAGggattaaaagtggtaaaaataaaatgtagggactaaaatagaaaaatgtaaaaaatgtagggactaaaaatgcatttacgtctttattctaataagtattactataaattaaaaaaaagagtaaaatattattttggtccctaaattttaccaaaagtttgtttttcttatcaaaaatttgtttttcatctctAAATTTTAAGAAGTTCATTTTTCGTCCATAAACTATGGAAAAGttcatatttcatttttaaactattgtaaaaagttttatttatattcttaaactttactaaaagttttattttcatcCGTAAACCAttgaaaaaattctttttttgtccttatttttgtctctatactattcaatttttttttttacaaagctTAAAGATgaaaacaaaactttttaaagtttagagacgaaaaataaacttttaataaagtttaaagacaaaaataatattttactaaaaataaaaaaggttccGGCCCGTTAAGATGAGGATATATGCCTAGCCTTTAATACATGTCCGCATCACAATGTGTCCAATGTTCGGAGTCAGACGTAAGAGTAACGTACGTTCTAGAGAGGAAACTAACGTGTGACTGACGCGTACGAGAGAACGCGGTTTGATGGAGAGTCCGGGACCTACCATAGAATTAGAAACAAAgcaaatgcaaatgcaataatgctttattttgtttctataTTTTCTGTTTACCTCGGAAACCTGTTACCTTTGACGATTTCTCACctgtctctttctttttttttttatttgtttgtttcaaaTCAAATCCTTCCAAcgtttgattataaaaaaaaaaaaccaaatcctAAGGTCTTAAAtcaacccctctctctctcttattcatTGTGAAATCAATTTCGAGGAACAGTCCAGATCCAATGGCTTCTGCTAATCACGACTTGAACAAGAACGATAATCACGATGAATCTAGCCCTCTCTTGGCTAagcaagaacaacaacaacaacaacaacaagatgaAAAGAACGCCACCAAGCTAGTTGAGACTAAGAAGTCTGATAAGGTTGAGACTGATGCGAAAGCTCCGGCTCCGGCGACCGGATTTGTCGGCGGGTACGCTTGGACCGCCGATGGGCTTCCTTTAAGGCACGGCGGTAGCGTGGTTGGCGAGCCCATGGGCCGTTCTCAATGGAGCTCCGGCATCTGCTGTTGCCTCGGTCGCAACGACGAGTTCTTGAGCAGCGATCTTGAAGTTTGTaagtttctctttctttagCTTCAACaaacttgcaaaattttcatgatcattGTGGATCAATAACTAGCTCttttataaaatgattgaaTTTATGGATGGAATTGTAAATATCATCTGATTGTCACGAAAACAAATTtgtaatgctttttttttttttttttttaatgcaatcgGATCTGAATCAGTGTTGTGGAGTCAACGATCGTAATTTTTGCTTGGacagtttttgttgttataatcctttcttcttttatatgTTACAAGGATAAGAAATCAAGTTCTGACTTCGGATTATATCTTTAGTCTTTGTGTTTGATTCTTTAGGAAATTACatgttatatttttgaaaagaacATGAAGAATTGGACATTCCTGGATTAATTGTAGGGATAAATGAGAAAGCTTGCAATCCTGTTAGTAATACATTACATGAGTTGATCTTGATTGTTGTTTGACAAAATTCTGAACTTGGTACTATGTTGCAATTTAATCTTTTGGTGCTTTAGGAATGTCAACAATTTTGGATTATGAGGTTTTCTTTGTGAATTGATATGTTTTTCAACTgccatttttttcaacaatctttttttttgttcctttctttctttaacgATATGATGTTGGGATAGGTGTTCTTGGAAGTGTTGCTCCTTGCGTGCTGTATGGAAGCAATGCCGAGAGACTTGGATCTAATCCTGCTGGGACTTTTGCAAATCACTGCTCAACCTACACTGTTCTATATTTGATTGGAAAAGCTGTTTTTGGTTGGAACTGCCTCGCGCCGTGGTTTTCATATAACAGCCGTACTGCTATTCGTCGGAGGTTCAATCTAGAGgcaagtttctctctctctctctctctctctctctcttaaaaaataaaataaaatccctGATACGAGCAGTGGCAGTCTTGGTCTGCTTTTGAGGTGAGCAATGACAGTTATTGTATATTCTTATGAGATGCATGGTCAATCGTTGTCTCTCATTCGAGTTTTCTATCTTTCTTAAAGTTCTGATAAATATCACTTATTTCTTTGAAAATGGTATCAATGTGTCATTGGgggaaaaaatttcaattccaaTCGGTAAATTTAAATCAGTTTCAATACAAACCTAGTTATGTAAGCTGAAATTATAACGATTTAGACTTGCAGCTGGTtctttatatcattttttagtTTGCTATTAATGATTTCAGAATTGTTTTAGCAACATATGGTTTCTGAATGTTTGAAAGGCTATTATTTTGGGTAGTCATATGTTTAATAGATGGAAAATAATATCATAAGTTGTCCTTTTACTTAGGTAATGTTGGTTACTTATCATTAGACTTAAATCATCTCAACTTAA
This genomic stretch from Castanea sativa cultivar Marrone di Chiusa Pesio chromosome 9, ASM4071231v1 harbors:
- the LOC142609881 gene encoding cell number regulator 8-like, which translates into the protein MASANHDLNKNDNHDESSPLLAKQEQQQQQQQDEKNATKLVETKKSDKVETDAKAPAPATGFVGGYAWTADGLPLRHGGSVVGEPMGRSQWSSGICCCLGRNDEFLSSDLEVCVLGSVAPCVLYGSNAERLGSNPAGTFANHCSTYTVLYLIGKAVFGWNCLAPWFSYNSRTAIRRRFNLEGSCEALHGTCGCCGTFVEDEAQREQCESACDFATHFFCHPCSLCQEGREIRRRMPHPGFNAQPFLVMIPPVEQAMGRGA